A window from Solanum stenotomum isolate F172 chromosome 5, ASM1918654v1, whole genome shotgun sequence encodes these proteins:
- the LOC125865424 gene encoding uncharacterized protein LOC125865424, with the protein MPFNGVLLVSVAKTSAEVWQFLSCLADPIDSEELLDLVICFPLQQLGRLALCVWTFLCVPPDPYYYRRYSYNSYASSSSSSLYDNQDFVAAPPPQYYYDSSSSSSSSHSD; encoded by the coding sequence ATGCCATTCAATGGAGTATTACTGGTGTCAGTGGCTAAGACATCAGCAGAAGTTTGGCAATTTTTGTCATGTCTGGCAGACCCAATTGACAGCGAAGAGCTTTTGGATCTGGTCATCTGCTTCCCTCTTCAACAATTGGGTCGCTTAGCTCTTTGTGTTTGGACTTTCCTTTGTGTCCCTCCTGACCCTTATTACTATCGCCGTTACTCTTACAATTCTTAtgcttcttcttcatcttcatcactTTATGATAACCAAGATTTTGTTGCTGCGCCTCCTCCCCAATATTACtatgattcttcttcttcttcttcttcttcacattcGGATTGA